One Acaryochloris thomasi RCC1774 DNA window includes the following coding sequences:
- a CDS encoding EAL domain-containing protein: MLASEAPSLPRFNTQGFELWYQPIYDINSGAVLYNEVLLRWRNTAGKLYRPHDFMALFAHDQRPGWLDRVVIQKAIQTLVAHPQLSLSINLSDQVCQDSAFVEHLYAQLTHFQVHPGQLHFELSEQSIAQNLANAIALIRDLKTIGCAVILDGFSNEYLTFLEWEKLNVSSIKVDGHLIEAADECWQQSQLTQTIIETSDLFEQSAGAKSIDARRCSAMHQLSFDSAQGYHFKPPSCQPWQTGKIDVWGVPMDHLSQQELFEQLTAGVVCVPSREQIINLRKDPAFAQSYSVADYRVCDGLRPAFGHRNSLPFANQLLGPSSASELSHVFPAFCTYHQTNPEITLFLLGADAKDSINQKMGRQMVRDTYIPSVDFEQNEQECLEIVDRINRSGATVLAMAVGSPRQEQWIQQYRDRLAVKIIFALESPAAFEAAAHSPAKRWQDHLSCLGPLLQQTLR, from the coding sequence ATGTTAGCAAGCGAAGCCCCCTCCTTGCCTCGATTTAATACGCAGGGATTTGAGCTGTGGTATCAGCCGATCTACGACATCAACAGCGGGGCTGTTCTCTACAACGAAGTTCTGCTCAGGTGGCGGAATACTGCTGGGAAGCTCTATCGGCCCCATGATTTTATGGCTCTGTTTGCCCACGATCAGCGCCCTGGCTGGCTCGATCGCGTGGTGATTCAGAAGGCGATTCAAACGCTCGTGGCCCATCCCCAACTCAGCCTCTCGATTAATCTTTCTGATCAGGTGTGTCAAGACAGTGCGTTTGTGGAGCACCTCTACGCGCAGCTTACTCATTTTCAGGTGCATCCGGGGCAGCTTCACTTTGAGCTGTCAGAGCAAAGCATTGCCCAAAATCTTGCCAATGCGATCGCACTGATCCGAGACTTAAAAACAATTGGCTGTGCTGTCATTCTGGATGGTTTTTCCAATGAGTACCTGACTTTTTTGGAGTGGGAAAAGCTTAACGTTAGCTCGATCAAGGTTGATGGGCACTTAATTGAAGCCGCTGATGAATGTTGGCAGCAGTCCCAGCTGACGCAAACTATTATTGAGACCAGTGATCTCTTTGAGCAATCTGCCGGGGCGAAATCCATTGATGCCCGTCGCTGCAGTGCGATGCATCAGTTAAGCTTTGATTCAGCTCAGGGGTATCATTTCAAGCCCCCCAGCTGTCAGCCCTGGCAGACGGGAAAGATCGATGTTTGGGGTGTCCCGATGGATCATCTCTCGCAGCAAGAACTCTTTGAGCAGCTCACGGCTGGGGTGGTGTGCGTGCCCAGCCGTGAGCAGATTATAAACCTGCGGAAAGACCCTGCCTTTGCCCAGTCTTATAGCGTGGCGGACTATCGGGTTTGCGATGGTCTCCGACCGGCCTTTGGCCATCGCAATTCTCTCCCCTTCGCTAACCAGCTCCTTGGGCCGTCGAGCGCATCCGAGCTGTCCCATGTTTTCCCTGCTTTTTGTACCTACCATCAGACAAATCCAGAGATCACCCTGTTTTTGTTAGGGGCAGATGCCAAGGACAGCATCAATCAGAAAATGGGCCGTCAGATGGTGCGCGATACCTATATCCCCTCGGTCGACTTTGAGCAGAATGAGCAAGAATGCCTTGAAATTGTGGACCGCATCAACCGGTCGGGGGCAACGGTGCTAGCAATGGCGGTGGGTTCTCCCCGGCAAGAGCAGTGGATCCAGCAATACCGTGACCGGCTGGCGGTTAAGATTATTTTTGCCCTAGAGTCACCGGCTGCGTTTGAGGCGGCAGCTCACTCTCCAGCTAAGCGATGGCAGGATCACCTCTCTTGCTTAGGGCCACTGCTGCAGCAAACTCTGCGCTAA
- a CDS encoding site-2 protease family protein yields the protein MTAVLFLASLALLGWGYYRARPLGEMGLLTWFQSVALVGPWLIFFGLLSLGLPMSIVAVLGLTVLSLGLYIWLGKKVRRLADEEQTRSPLPLKTEGDSGTSKADQSDDQVRARKPIITIEPEQPPPVPAEDLQAMQGIFGVDTFFSTETIPYQDGVIFQGNLRGETDAVYAELTQKLADVLGEQYYLFLVANPDGKPVVIVLPSRNKPQVANTIQKFFAVLLAIATFGTCLVTGSLLMSFNPIEHPERLSEALPIGLGIFSVLVVHEVGHQVLARRHNVKLSWPFFFPALQLGSFGAFNRFESLVPNRTALFDVAIAGPAAGGIFSLLLLMFGFTLSGESSPLAVPSPFFRGSILVGTLARLGLGDTLQAETVFVHPLVIVGWIGLIITALNLMPAGRLDGGRITQAIYGRRVTGRATAVTLIVLAIASLINPLSLYWAIVVLFLQRDLERPSLNELSEPDDTRAVLGLVALFLMAAVLIPFSSSVAGRLGVGG from the coding sequence ATGACTGCTGTACTTTTTTTAGCTTCCCTAGCGCTTTTGGGGTGGGGGTATTATCGCGCCAGACCCTTAGGAGAGATGGGGCTATTGACGTGGTTCCAGTCCGTGGCCTTGGTGGGGCCCTGGCTGATTTTCTTTGGCTTACTCAGCCTTGGCTTGCCGATGAGTATTGTGGCTGTTCTGGGGCTGACTGTCCTCTCGTTGGGTCTGTATATCTGGCTGGGGAAAAAGGTGCGGCGGCTGGCTGACGAAGAACAGACGCGTTCCCCCCTTCCTCTCAAGACAGAAGGTGATTCTGGGACGAGCAAGGCTGACCAAAGTGATGACCAAGTGCGGGCGCGCAAACCGATCATCACGATTGAGCCAGAGCAGCCCCCACCGGTTCCAGCAGAAGATCTACAGGCAATGCAGGGAATCTTCGGCGTAGATACGTTTTTCTCGACGGAGACCATTCCCTACCAGGACGGCGTTATTTTTCAGGGCAATCTTCGGGGTGAGACTGATGCGGTCTATGCAGAACTGACCCAAAAGCTCGCCGATGTTTTGGGAGAGCAGTACTATCTCTTTCTGGTCGCTAATCCTGACGGTAAACCGGTGGTGATCGTGCTGCCTAGCCGCAACAAGCCGCAGGTGGCCAACACCATTCAAAAGTTTTTTGCGGTGTTACTTGCGATCGCAACCTTCGGCACTTGCTTAGTCACGGGTTCACTCTTGATGTCGTTCAATCCCATTGAGCATCCCGAGCGTTTATCAGAAGCGCTACCCATCGGCCTCGGAATCTTCAGCGTTCTGGTGGTGCATGAAGTGGGGCACCAAGTGTTAGCCCGCCGCCACAACGTAAAACTAAGCTGGCCGTTCTTTTTCCCGGCCCTGCAGCTTGGCTCCTTTGGTGCATTCAATCGCTTTGAATCCCTCGTCCCTAACCGGACGGCTCTCTTCGATGTTGCCATCGCTGGCCCTGCTGCCGGGGGCATTTTTTCCCTACTCTTATTAATGTTTGGCTTCACGCTCTCTGGTGAAAGCAGCCCGCTGGCGGTGCCGTCTCCCTTCTTTCGCGGCTCTATCCTTGTGGGCACACTGGCTCGCCTGGGCCTGGGCGATACGCTGCAGGCTGAGACTGTTTTCGTGCATCCGCTGGTGATTGTGGGCTGGATTGGATTGATTATTACGGCCCTCAATTTGATGCCTGCCGGTCGTCTTGATGGTGGACGAATTACCCAGGCCATTTATGGCCGCCGCGTCACCGGGAGAGCCACTGCCGTGACCCTAATTGTGCTTGCGATCGCATCCCTGATCAATCCGCTATCGCTGTACTGGGCCATTGTTGTTTTGTTCCTGCAGCGCGATCTAGAGCGCCCCAGCCTCAATGAGTTGTCAGAACCAGACGACACTCGAGCCGTTCTTGGCCTTGTTGCCCTGTTCTTAATGGCCGCAGTTCTGATCCCCTTCAGCTCCAGCGTCGCGGGTCGCCTGGGTGTGGGTGGCTAA
- the rpe gene encoding ribulose-phosphate 3-epimerase has product MSQKSTVVSPSILSADFSRLGEEVRAVDQAGADWIHVDVMDGRFVQNITIGPLIVEALRPVTKKPLDVHLMIVEPERYVDDFAKAGADIISVHAESSSTTHLHGTLGQIKNLGKMAGVVLNPGTSLDSIEYVLDLCDLVLIMSVNPGFGGQSFIPEVLPKIRKLRQMCDEKGLDPWIEVDGGLKPNNTWQVLEAGANAIVAGSAVFKADDYASTIESIRNSKQPAPELAAV; this is encoded by the coding sequence ATGTCTCAAAAATCCACCGTTGTTTCTCCTTCTATTTTATCTGCTGACTTCAGTCGCTTGGGCGAAGAAGTTCGCGCGGTTGATCAAGCTGGTGCAGACTGGATCCATGTTGACGTCATGGACGGTCGCTTCGTCCAAAACATCACCATTGGTCCCTTAATTGTTGAAGCGCTGCGGCCCGTCACTAAAAAGCCGTTAGACGTTCACCTGATGATTGTGGAGCCTGAGCGCTATGTCGACGACTTCGCTAAGGCCGGAGCCGATATTATCTCCGTCCATGCTGAAAGTAGCTCTACCACTCACCTGCACGGTACGCTGGGCCAAATCAAAAACTTGGGCAAAATGGCGGGCGTTGTTCTCAACCCTGGCACATCACTCGACTCCATTGAGTACGTGCTTGACCTCTGTGATCTGGTTCTGATCATGAGCGTTAACCCTGGATTTGGCGGTCAGAGCTTCATCCCCGAAGTGCTTCCTAAAATTCGTAAGCTGCGTCAAATGTGTGACGAAAAGGGACTCGATCCCTGGATTGAAGTGGATGGTGGTCTGAAGCCTAACAATACTTGGCAGGTGCTAGAAGCGGGGGCCAACGCCATTGTTGCCGGATCTGCTGTGTTCAAGGCAGACGACTACGCTAGCACCATTGAGTCGATCCGTAACAGCAAGCAGCCAGCACCGGAGCTTGCCGCAGTCTAG
- a CDS encoding matrixin family metalloprotease has product MISESSVLESISQTSETIESIFRRSNNIDLSDVLQELETIDFKESDTSDLSDTLSSSLAAVETTFNDVSQVDLSDAFSFKGLEALNTQTPNTQTPSLHLNACSCAQCCGAIDAVNNGGIPSANFNAGGSKWNQPNGSGSAVNISYSFANSFNNFNGVSSNAAKDLFEEALEVWSEVAPLNFTEITDPGNGNAVDIRVQGDFIDGPSNTLAFAFFPQGGDITFDNGDNWNASLFLETAVHELGHSLGLGHESGVNAIMNPSIQNRYSGPGTAFLLQDDINGVRSIYGSGTGSVDPLGGSPAPTPTPPTPTPTPPTPSPSPDVIRGNGGNNRIVGTSGRDTILGLGGNDELLGRGGNDLLTGNRGNDTVLGEAGNDTLLGGDGRDQLRGGAGNDQLRGRLGNDLLRGDQGRDQLIGNRGRDTLVGGAQSDQLFGNSGNDFLIGVNPNASQPGAGEVDTLRGGSGADIFALGNRRTVFYTDGSGPDYAEVKDFSIAQGDILQLNGRASNYSLGNSNSFSGLPANGTLIINEVGNRELVAVVQGDDFSLNSSAVRFV; this is encoded by the coding sequence ATGATTTCAGAAAGTTCTGTACTTGAATCAATTTCTCAAACATCAGAGACGATTGAATCAATTTTTAGAAGGTCGAATAATATCGATTTATCTGACGTATTACAAGAATTAGAAACGATAGATTTTAAAGAATCTGATACGTCAGATCTGTCAGATACACTATCTAGCTCCCTTGCAGCGGTAGAGACAACTTTTAACGACGTGAGTCAGGTCGATCTGTCGGATGCATTTTCATTCAAAGGCCTAGAGGCATTAAATACTCAAACACCAAATACTCAGACGCCTAGCCTTCACCTCAATGCCTGTAGCTGTGCGCAATGCTGTGGAGCCATAGACGCGGTCAACAATGGTGGCATCCCTAGCGCCAACTTCAATGCTGGGGGATCTAAATGGAACCAGCCCAATGGCAGCGGGTCTGCCGTCAACATCAGCTACTCCTTTGCCAATAGCTTTAACAACTTCAATGGCGTGAGCAGCAATGCCGCTAAAGATTTATTTGAAGAAGCCCTGGAAGTCTGGTCGGAGGTCGCGCCCCTAAACTTCACAGAAATTACAGACCCCGGCAACGGTAATGCCGTTGATATTCGGGTGCAAGGTGACTTTATTGATGGTCCGAGCAACACACTTGCCTTCGCCTTCTTCCCGCAGGGTGGAGACATTACCTTTGACAACGGCGACAATTGGAATGCCAGCCTGTTCCTAGAAACAGCCGTGCATGAACTGGGACACAGCTTGGGCCTCGGTCACGAATCAGGGGTTAATGCGATTATGAACCCCTCTATTCAGAATCGCTATAGCGGTCCTGGTACGGCTTTTCTATTGCAAGATGATATCAATGGCGTTCGTAGTATTTACGGCAGCGGCACAGGATCGGTTGATCCTCTAGGAGGGTCGCCAGCACCGACCCCAACACCACCGACCCCAACACCAACGCCTCCAACGCCTTCGCCGTCTCCCGATGTCATTAGAGGGAATGGTGGCAACAATCGCATCGTAGGAACCTCAGGCCGCGATACCATCCTTGGCTTAGGAGGGAACGACGAGCTACTTGGGCGCGGAGGCAATGATTTGCTGACCGGCAATCGTGGTAACGATACCGTACTGGGTGAGGCTGGCAACGACACGCTTTTGGGGGGCGACGGGCGCGACCAGCTCAGAGGTGGGGCCGGCAATGACCAGCTGCGAGGACGCTTAGGGAATGATTTGCTGAGAGGCGACCAAGGCCGGGATCAGCTCATTGGGAATCGGGGCCGCGACACTTTAGTCGGTGGCGCCCAGAGTGACCAACTCTTCGGCAATTCCGGCAATGATTTCCTGATCGGCGTTAATCCCAATGCGAGTCAACCTGGGGCAGGGGAAGTCGATACGCTGCGAGGCGGTAGTGGAGCGGACATCTTTGCCTTGGGCAATCGCCGCACGGTTTTCTATACCGACGGCAGTGGACCCGATTATGCTGAGGTCAAGGACTTTTCCATCGCTCAAGGCGATATCCTCCAGCTGAATGGAAGAGCCAGCAATTACTCTCTGGGTAATTCTAATTCCTTTAGCGGACTCCCAGCGAATGGGACTCTCATTATCAATGAGGTTGGTAATAGAGAGCTGGTGGCTGTAGTCCAGGGCGACGACTTCTCGCTCAATAGCAGCGCTGTGCGTTTCGTATAA
- a CDS encoding VOC family protein, producing the protein MQGHHTSIRTADIHRAITFYQVLGFEVQERFTTGYTLACWLQGTAGRLELIQIPQPHPPPDAFNDPHYVGYYHLSFDLTEALRSTGDLTTWLTQLTQQMHNQEIDLQVLLPPCRQTICDRNYEVTFIADTDGLPLEFLLDLGPCPEAD; encoded by the coding sequence ATGCAGGGCCATCACACGTCTATCCGTACTGCTGATATTCACAGAGCCATTACGTTTTATCAAGTTCTTGGATTTGAAGTTCAAGAACGGTTTACGACTGGGTACACTTTGGCTTGCTGGCTGCAGGGCACTGCGGGACGTCTGGAGCTGATTCAAATCCCTCAACCTCACCCGCCCCCAGATGCCTTTAATGATCCCCATTATGTTGGATATTATCATCTCAGTTTCGATCTCACAGAGGCACTCAGGTCGACCGGCGATCTCACAACTTGGCTCACGCAGCTCACACAGCAAATGCATAACCAAGAGATAGATCTGCAGGTGCTGTTGCCGCCCTGCCGTCAAACGATTTGCGATCGCAACTATGAGGTCACATTCATTGCCGACACGGACGGCTTACCCCTAGAATTTTTGCTAGACCTAGGCCCTTGTCCCGAGGCTGACTGA
- a CDS encoding TIGR02652 family protein, producing the protein MASASLHYPIFGPEVSCPHCRQTIAALTLTDTYLCHRHGAFEADPKTEELIHLQSGRQWRQWEDKWYRQHTHPDGIRFEIHEALDRLYAQGQRATRVIIAHRYQQLISAYLERTTPWSGPSDDQKPCLYGLPVVFSPDSETAHRWQVINFDLEHEPGAPVHSPYSRFFEP; encoded by the coding sequence ATGGCTTCGGCAAGCTTGCACTATCCTATCTTTGGCCCAGAAGTCTCCTGTCCGCATTGCCGACAGACAATTGCTGCACTGACTTTAACCGATACCTATCTCTGTCACCGGCACGGTGCGTTTGAAGCCGATCCAAAGACAGAAGAGCTGATCCACCTGCAGTCTGGGCGGCAGTGGCGGCAGTGGGAGGACAAGTGGTACCGCCAACATACGCATCCTGATGGCATTCGGTTTGAAATTCATGAAGCGTTAGACCGGCTCTACGCCCAAGGACAGCGAGCAACCCGAGTTATTATTGCCCATCGTTACCAACAGTTGATCAGTGCGTATTTAGAACGAACCACGCCTTGGTCAGGACCGAGTGACGATCAGAAGCCTTGTCTCTATGGTTTACCGGTGGTGTTTAGCCCTGATTCTGAGACAGCGCACCGGTGGCAGGTGATTAATTTCGATCTAGAGCATGAGCCTGGAGCACCTGTGCATTCACCCTATTCACGCTTTTTTGAGCCGTAG
- a CDS encoding gamma carbonic anhydrase family protein, giving the protein MSINPSPLDSPCYWPAPDISQAAFVAPNATVMGEVEIASQASIWYGAVLRGDVERIAIGRCTNIQDGAICHGDPGQPTIIEDYVTVGHRAVIHSAHVETGCLIGIGAIILNGVRVGAGSIIGAGAVVSKSVPPRSLWVGVPAKPLRTLGERESEELIEHAHRYEQLALVHSNRGTNLGFC; this is encoded by the coding sequence ATGTCAATTAATCCGTCGCCTCTCGATTCCCCCTGCTACTGGCCCGCACCGGATATCTCGCAGGCTGCGTTTGTGGCACCTAATGCAACGGTGATGGGAGAGGTTGAGATCGCATCCCAAGCCAGCATTTGGTACGGTGCCGTTCTGCGGGGCGATGTGGAACGGATCGCCATTGGCCGCTGCACGAACATTCAAGATGGCGCGATTTGCCACGGCGATCCCGGACAGCCCACAATCATTGAAGACTACGTCACGGTGGGGCATCGAGCTGTGATTCATTCCGCTCATGTTGAAACAGGTTGCTTGATCGGCATTGGGGCAATTATTTTAAACGGCGTCCGTGTAGGAGCGGGCAGCATTATTGGGGCAGGGGCCGTGGTGTCTAAATCTGTGCCGCCTCGATCTCTTTGGGTGGGGGTGCCTGCCAAGCCCCTGCGAACCCTTGGCGAGCGCGAATCAGAAGAGTTAATAGAACATGCCCACCGCTATGAGCAATTGGCGCTAGTTCATAGTAATCGGGGCACAAATCTAGGATTTTGTTAG
- a CDS encoding DUF3747 domain-containing protein: protein MQDLSGRVVAGLAGSLLGFLFSSQPATAFTFEQTEVSQEKFVAIAVPLTQGNSHNLLILEQISAEKECWEEDTAQGVVDPLLLNFDFTGICGRSTDSNGYSIRVAGQDLGLDYKLSVKKRGDVLALVGYSYKDSRAPELEIGRTTQSGSGFLKIELAPGWRFAKRAYDGKTLGHVYLTRDAFPETTHIAAQEVEKETANASDEKSKLAAVEYDRPKDAQSDVSEKDAENIAIEATGKKSKEQNSSKVALTKPVSIPVPTPGLPKKAGIPLSPPKVPGLAGSSSSAARPAQASKTASPFTTPIQIPVPQPRQLEPRAPRQYQPPAPASSAQAGLPRLTAGVLPVPGGKIPLGNAQSRSNVYQGQSLASVIPADGSPPAPPIQVAWVSHRYRVLVNPADSTQHGALKSLVPDAFRASYQGKSMLQVGAYKSQGEADNMVQFLSQNGFDGVIEQR, encoded by the coding sequence ATGCAGGATCTATCAGGGCGCGTTGTCGCTGGATTGGCTGGCTCGCTGTTAGGCTTCTTATTTAGTTCGCAGCCTGCTACGGCCTTCACTTTCGAACAGACGGAGGTGAGTCAGGAAAAATTTGTTGCGATCGCAGTTCCCTTGACCCAGGGCAACAGCCATAACCTGTTGATTTTGGAACAGATCTCAGCCGAGAAAGAATGCTGGGAAGAAGATACAGCTCAGGGCGTTGTTGATCCACTGCTGCTCAATTTTGACTTCACAGGCATTTGCGGTCGCAGCACCGATAGCAATGGCTATTCCATCCGCGTGGCCGGTCAAGATTTAGGGCTGGACTACAAGTTATCCGTTAAAAAACGGGGGGATGTTCTGGCCTTAGTGGGCTATTCCTATAAAGACTCACGGGCGCCGGAGCTAGAAATTGGACGCACAACCCAGTCTGGGTCTGGATTCCTTAAGATTGAGCTGGCTCCGGGATGGCGATTTGCTAAGCGGGCTTACGACGGCAAAACCCTTGGGCATGTCTATCTCACCCGTGATGCATTCCCCGAGACCACTCATATTGCGGCTCAAGAAGTAGAGAAGGAGACCGCTAACGCGTCAGATGAGAAGTCTAAGCTGGCTGCTGTCGAATACGACCGGCCTAAGGATGCTCAGTCTGATGTCTCAGAGAAAGATGCGGAGAATATCGCCATCGAAGCGACAGGGAAGAAATCAAAAGAGCAGAACTCTTCTAAAGTTGCCCTTACGAAACCCGTTAGCATCCCTGTGCCCACACCGGGGTTGCCTAAGAAAGCGGGCATTCCGCTTTCTCCTCCCAAGGTTCCCGGTCTCGCTGGCTCCAGCAGCTCTGCTGCTCGTCCTGCCCAGGCGTCGAAGACAGCCTCTCCCTTTACCACACCGATTCAAATTCCGGTGCCTCAGCCCCGTCAACTGGAGCCGCGTGCCCCTCGCCAGTATCAGCCTCCTGCACCTGCGTCGTCCGCTCAAGCTGGTCTCCCTCGCTTAACGGCTGGCGTCTTGCCAGTTCCCGGCGGTAAAATTCCCCTCGGGAATGCCCAGAGTCGGTCCAATGTCTATCAAGGGCAGTCACTCGCCAGCGTTATTCCGGCTGATGGCAGTCCTCCAGCTCCACCTATTCAAGTTGCGTGGGTGAGCCATCGCTATCGGGTGCTGGTTAACCCAGCGGACTCTACCCAGCACGGCGCGCTGAAGTCGCTGGTTCCTGATGCGTTTCGCGCCAGTTATCAGGGGAAATCAATGCTGCAGGTGGGCGCTTACAAGAGTCAAGGAGAGGCCGATAACATGGTTCAGTTCCTGTCTCAGAACGGCTTTGATGGTGTAATAGAGCAGCGCTAG
- a CDS encoding sulfotransferase domain-containing protein: MHLISKISNKALKQVRAARAQKPMVGFVIAGTQKGGTTALDSFLRQHPAVCMPANVKETHFFYEDQHFEGLNHLFGPAYSHYHKYFVPSPQTKIVGEASPSYMWYEKAPERMYKYNPALKVILILRNPVERAFSHWNMATMRESESFDFFEAIRTERERARPKQNRTISYIERGFYVAQIRRIQRFFPDSQIKIFLSEDLRLSHQETLQKIYEFLEISPASVPPQKIVHERTYAKKISEESVSYLRKIFEPEIKHLELIIDRDLSAWLA, translated from the coding sequence ATGCATTTGATTTCTAAGATTTCTAACAAGGCACTCAAACAAGTGAGAGCTGCCAGAGCACAAAAGCCAATGGTTGGCTTCGTCATTGCCGGAACCCAGAAAGGTGGAACCACAGCTCTTGATTCCTTTCTACGACAGCACCCTGCAGTATGCATGCCAGCCAACGTCAAAGAGACTCATTTTTTCTACGAAGATCAGCATTTTGAAGGATTGAACCATCTCTTCGGGCCGGCCTATAGCCATTACCACAAATACTTCGTCCCTTCGCCGCAAACAAAAATAGTGGGTGAAGCAAGCCCCTCATATATGTGGTACGAGAAAGCACCTGAAAGGATGTACAAATATAATCCTGCACTGAAAGTAATCTTGATATTGAGGAACCCAGTTGAGCGAGCTTTCTCGCATTGGAATATGGCGACCATGAGAGAGTCAGAGAGCTTTGATTTTTTTGAGGCTATTCGGACGGAACGAGAACGCGCTCGCCCAAAACAGAATAGAACCATTTCATACATAGAGCGAGGTTTCTACGTTGCTCAAATACGAAGGATTCAACGATTTTTCCCGGACAGCCAAATCAAGATATTTTTGTCTGAAGATCTTCGATTATCGCATCAAGAAACTTTGCAGAAAATATATGAATTCCTAGAGATCTCTCCCGCCTCAGTGCCGCCACAAAAGATCGTTCACGAACGAACGTATGCGAAGAAAATCTCGGAAGAATCAGTCTCTTACTTACGTAAGATTTTTGAACCCGAAATCAAGCACCTTGAATTGATTATAGATAGAGATCTATCAGCTTGGTTGGCATAG
- a CDS encoding YaaW family protein, giving the protein MDELRSALELATEDELQDLTTILFQRKFNPLDYLNGVSADTVQCSDRHGWLMAIEQRFRFLAADGITVLKGQTEFVTYRQVLVQVCRYLKLRYSPTWQTTELESEIFLHLVRRTWKQLPQSERQGLVRRIREALSASATEPLPLNCHDDSLRLFLEGGSALALSSIVRPLLLQQVARQFAAHFATYQAGRTAATLQGQMVLQAAKKGMALNAARYGALRGACAVIGSALWAGFAVDLGWRTISTNYSRVIPIVFTLAQIRLIRGGAWQLA; this is encoded by the coding sequence ATGGATGAGCTGAGATCGGCTCTTGAGCTAGCGACCGAAGACGAGCTTCAAGATCTGACCACAATTCTCTTTCAGCGCAAATTCAACCCCCTCGACTATCTCAACGGGGTCAGCGCCGATACGGTTCAGTGCAGCGATCGCCACGGCTGGCTGATGGCCATCGAACAGCGGTTCCGCTTCCTCGCCGCAGACGGTATCACCGTCCTTAAGGGACAAACTGAGTTTGTGACCTATCGACAGGTTCTGGTGCAGGTGTGTCGTTACCTGAAGCTCCGCTATTCCCCCACTTGGCAAACCACAGAATTAGAATCAGAAATCTTTTTACACCTCGTGCGTCGCACCTGGAAACAGCTTCCCCAGTCAGAACGTCAGGGCTTAGTGCGTAGAATCCGTGAGGCTCTTTCTGCCTCTGCCACCGAGCCACTTCCCCTCAACTGCCACGACGACTCCCTGCGGCTATTTTTAGAAGGCGGGAGCGCCCTAGCCCTTAGCTCTATCGTCAGGCCGCTGCTTCTGCAGCAGGTCGCCCGTCAATTTGCGGCTCATTTCGCCACTTATCAGGCCGGTCGAACTGCCGCGACTCTCCAAGGACAGATGGTACTGCAGGCCGCCAAGAAGGGAATGGCGCTTAATGCCGCACGATATGGTGCACTTCGGGGTGCTTGTGCGGTCATTGGATCGGCTCTCTGGGCCGGTTTTGCTGTTGATTTAGGATGGCGGACAATCTCAACGAACTACAGTCGCGTGATTCCGATTGTTTTTACCCTGGCTCAAATTCGCCTAATTCGTGGTGGAGCTTGGCAGCTTGCTTAA
- a CDS encoding NnrU family protein, with protein MLNFADSHSWYAPSHFIVLGLLGLFAIAHSGLAALRMWAEKQIGARGYRVIFALTSISLALVLITYFLNHRYDGVQLWHAQSVPGVKPFVWTLSVISFLFLYPATFNLLEIAAIQKPQVHLFETGIIRITRHPQMVGQVIWCIAHALWIGSTFTLATCFGLVGYHLFAVWHGDRRLAKRYGSAFEAAKARTSIVPFLAIWQGRQRLALQEFFRPSYLGVAFFVGLIWWAHPAMMSGAAKVSQLTG; from the coding sequence TTGCTTAATTTCGCCGATTCCCATAGCTGGTACGCACCCTCTCACTTTATTGTTCTGGGTCTCTTGGGTCTTTTTGCGATCGCACATAGTGGACTAGCCGCTCTACGAATGTGGGCCGAAAAACAGATCGGGGCGCGGGGGTACCGCGTTATCTTTGCCCTCACCAGCATTAGTCTCGCGCTGGTGTTGATTACCTATTTCTTGAACCATCGGTATGACGGCGTGCAGTTGTGGCATGCACAGAGCGTACCGGGTGTAAAACCCTTCGTTTGGACCCTATCGGTTATTTCCTTCTTGTTTTTGTATCCGGCTACATTCAACCTGCTAGAGATTGCTGCAATTCAAAAGCCCCAGGTTCACCTCTTCGAAACCGGCATTATCCGCATTACCCGCCACCCGCAGATGGTGGGACAAGTGATCTGGTGTATTGCCCACGCCCTTTGGATCGGGTCAACCTTTACGTTAGCGACTTGTTTTGGCCTTGTCGGGTACCACTTATTTGCGGTTTGGCATGGCGATCGCCGTTTAGCCAAGCGTTATGGTTCTGCCTTTGAAGCGGCTAAAGCGCGAACATCTATCGTGCCCTTTTTGGCGATTTGGCAAGGCCGTCAGCGGCTTGCCTTGCAAGAGTTTTTTCGTCCTTCCTATTTAGGCGTGGCATTCTTTGTCGGTTTAATTTGGTGGGCACATCCAGCCATGATGTCAGGGGCGGCAAAAGTCAGCCAGCTAACCGGGTAA